One genomic segment of Bacteroides caccae includes these proteins:
- the hisF gene encoding imidazole glycerol phosphate synthase subunit HisF, giving the protein MLAKRIVPCLDIKDGQTVKGTNFVNLRQAGDPVELGRAYSEQGADELVFLDITASHEGRKTFTELVKRIAANINIPFTVGGGINELSDVDRLLNAGADKISINSSAIRNPQLIDEIAKNFGSQVCVLAVDAKQTEKGWKCYLNGGRIETDKDLFDWTKEAQERGAGEILFTSMNHDGVKTGYANEALAALAGQLSVPVIASGGAGCKEHFRDVFLQGKADAALAASVFHFGEIKIPELKSYLCGEGITIR; this is encoded by the coding sequence GTGTTAGCAAAAAGAATAGTACCTTGTCTGGACATCAAAGACGGACAAACCGTGAAAGGAACGAATTTTGTAAATTTGCGCCAGGCCGGTGATCCGGTGGAATTGGGACGTGCTTATAGTGAACAGGGAGCTGATGAACTTGTTTTCCTGGATATTACTGCCAGCCATGAGGGGCGTAAGACTTTTACGGAATTGGTAAAACGGATTGCTGCCAATATCAATATTCCGTTTACCGTAGGCGGTGGAATCAATGAATTGAGTGATGTGGACCGTCTGTTGAATGCCGGCGCCGATAAGATTTCTATCAATTCGTCTGCTATCCGCAACCCGCAGTTGATTGACGAGATTGCCAAGAATTTCGGTTCGCAGGTTTGTGTGTTGGCAGTAGACGCCAAGCAAACGGAAAAAGGCTGGAAATGCTACCTGAATGGTGGACGTATTGAAACTGACAAGGATCTGTTTGACTGGACAAAAGAAGCACAGGAACGTGGGGCCGGAGAAATCCTTTTTACGAGCATGAATCATGACGGAGTAAAGACCGGATATGCGAACGAGGCACTTGCCGCTTTGGCTGGACAACTTTCGGTTCCTGTGATTGCTTCGGGAGGTGCAGGCTGCAAAGAGCACTTCCGTGACGTTTTTTTGCAAGGAAAAGCAGATGCGGCACTGGCTGCCAGTGTTTTTCACTTCGGAGAAATAAAAATTCCCGAATTAAAATCGTATCTTTGCGGCGAAGGAATTACCATTAGGTAA
- the hisH gene encoding imidazole glycerol phosphate synthase subunit HisH, which yields MKVAVVKYNAGNIRSVDYALKRLGVEAVITADKEELQSADKVIFPGVGEAETTMNHLKATGLDELIKNLRQPVLGICLGMQLMCRYSEEGGVDCLNIFDVDVKRFVPQRHEDKVPHMGWNTIGKTNSKLFEGFTEEEFVYFVHSFYVPTCNFTAATTDYIHPFSAALHKDNFYATQFHPEKSGKTGEKILTNFLNL from the coding sequence ATGAAAGTAGCAGTCGTAAAATACAATGCCGGCAATATCCGTTCTGTGGATTATGCATTGAAACGGTTGGGGGTGGAAGCAGTGATTACTGCCGATAAAGAAGAACTCCAGTCGGCCGATAAAGTAATTTTCCCCGGAGTAGGAGAGGCGGAAACTACCATGAACCACTTGAAAGCGACAGGATTGGACGAACTGATAAAGAACCTGCGTCAGCCTGTGCTCGGAATTTGTCTCGGTATGCAGTTGATGTGCCGTTATTCTGAAGAAGGAGGAGTGGATTGCCTGAATATTTTTGATGTGGATGTGAAACGTTTTGTTCCGCAAAGGCACGAAGATAAGGTGCCGCACATGGGGTGGAATACAATCGGCAAAACGAACAGCAAACTCTTTGAAGGATTTACCGAAGAAGAATTTGTCTACTTCGTGCATAGCTTTTATGTGCCGACTTGCAACTTTACTGCCGCTACGACTGATTATATTCATCCGTTTAGTGCTGCCTTGCATAAAGATAACTTTTATGCCACCCAGTTTCATCCGGAGAAAAGCGGTAAGACGGGAGAGAAGATTTTGACGAACTTTCTGAATCTATAA
- the hisA gene encoding 1-(5-phosphoribosyl)-5-[(5-phosphoribosylamino)methylideneamino]imidazole-4-carboxamide isomerase, with translation MIEIIPAIDIIDGKCVRLSQGDYDSKKVYNENPVEVAKEFEANGVRRLHVVDLDGAASHHVINHRVLEQIATRTSLIIDFGGGVKSDEDLKIAFESGAQMVTGGSIAVKDPELFCHWLEVYGSEKIILGADVKEHKIAVNGWKDESACELFPFLEDYINKGVRKVICTDISCDGMLKGPSIDLYKEMLEKFPDLYLMASGGVSNVDDIIALNEAGVPGVIFGKALYEGHLTLQDLRIFLD, from the coding sequence ATGATAGAAATTATTCCAGCCATTGATATTATTGACGGAAAGTGTGTACGCCTTTCCCAGGGAGATTACGACAGTAAGAAAGTATATAACGAAAATCCGGTGGAAGTTGCCAAGGAATTTGAAGCGAACGGTGTTCGCAGACTTCATGTGGTGGACTTGGACGGAGCTGCTTCTCACCATGTAATCAATCATCGAGTATTGGAACAAATCGCTACCCGTACTTCCTTGATAATAGATTTTGGCGGCGGAGTAAAGAGTGATGAAGATTTGAAAATAGCTTTCGAAAGCGGTGCGCAAATGGTGACGGGCGGCAGTATTGCCGTGAAAGACCCCGAACTGTTCTGTCATTGGCTGGAAGTGTATGGAAGTGAGAAAATCATATTGGGAGCGGACGTAAAGGAACATAAGATAGCCGTAAACGGTTGGAAAGACGAAAGCGCCTGTGAACTTTTCCCGTTCCTCGAAGACTATATAAATAAAGGTGTCCGGAAAGTGATCTGCACGGACATCAGTTGCGACGGGATGCTGAAAGGCCCCTCTATTGACTTGTACAAAGAAATGCTGGAAAAATTCCCCGATCTCTATCTAATGGCCAGCGGCGGGGTAAGTAATGTCGATGACATTATTGCTTTGAACGAAGCCGGAGTGCCCGGAGTAATCTTTGGAAAAGCTCTTTATGAAGGACATCTCACCCTGCAAGACTTGAGAATCTTTTTGGATTGA
- a CDS encoding AraC family transcriptional regulator has protein sequence MKNSIPRYTFHKNKYGSELLIDVVELKYVKKFLAESSVHTLTYYDITFITEGEGSFSIDNRTYEAFPQDVFFSKAGEIRNWDTRHITNGYALIFEDEFLSSLFRDSMFVRHLAFFKPEKTSAKLHLPDELYTRVLQVLHNIKTEIDSYKQNDNDVHVLRALLYEVLMLLERAYQKAVSNEEIPTDKEINNTHIDRFIHLVGTHLKEQHSVQFYADKLCITPNYLNEIITSVMGGSAKQYIQNKVIDEAKRLLAYTDAPISDIAFELHFSTVSYFIRRFRQHTGETPLLYRKKYKP, from the coding sequence ATGAAGAACTCGATACCCCGATATACTTTCCACAAAAATAAGTATGGCAGTGAACTTTTGATTGATGTCGTCGAACTGAAATATGTGAAGAAGTTCCTGGCTGAAAGTTCCGTCCATACATTGACTTATTATGACATTACTTTTATAACGGAAGGAGAGGGGAGCTTTTCCATTGACAACCGTACTTATGAAGCTTTCCCTCAAGATGTGTTTTTCTCAAAAGCGGGAGAGATTCGGAACTGGGATACGCGTCATATAACAAATGGATATGCCTTGATTTTTGAAGATGAGTTTTTATCGTCCCTCTTTAGAGATTCCATGTTTGTCCGGCATCTTGCGTTTTTCAAACCGGAAAAGACATCAGCCAAACTGCATCTTCCAGACGAACTTTATACACGTGTCCTTCAAGTATTACACAATATCAAAACGGAGATTGACTCTTACAAACAGAATGATAATGACGTGCATGTTTTGAGGGCATTGCTGTATGAAGTTCTAATGCTGTTGGAGCGGGCGTATCAGAAGGCGGTTTCAAACGAAGAAATCCCCACAGATAAAGAAATCAATAATACTCATATAGACAGATTCATCCATTTGGTCGGAACCCATTTGAAGGAACAACATTCCGTTCAGTTTTATGCGGATAAACTTTGCATCACTCCCAATTACCTGAATGAAATCATAACGTCGGTAATGGGGGGTAGTGCGAAACAATACATTCAGAATAAAGTGATAGATGAGGCTAAGAGATTACTTGCTTATACAGACGCTCCGATATCGGATATTGCGTTTGAGCTTCATTTTTCAACGGTTTCTTATTTTATCCGCCGCTTCCGGCAGCATACGGGAGAAACTCCCTTGCTTTACCGTAAAAAGTATAAACCGTAA
- a CDS encoding cell division ATP-binding protein FtsE, with the protein MEEALIQYKNVEIHQQELCVLSGVNLELHKGEFVYLIGKVGSGKTSLLKTLYGELDVIDGDAEVLGYNMRSIKRKHIPQLRRKLGIVFQDFQLLTDRTVYNNLEFVLRATGWKNKQEIKERIEEVLDLVGMSNKGYKIPNELSGGEQQRIVIARAVLNSPAIILADEPTGNLDVETGKSIVELLHNICETGSSVVMTTHNLQLLKEYPGRVYRCAEHHITDVTDEYMPRQRTIEIDLNIDN; encoded by the coding sequence ATGGAAGAAGCATTAATTCAATATAAGAACGTAGAAATACATCAGCAGGAACTCTGTGTGCTAAGTGGTGTAAATCTGGAACTGCACAAAGGAGAGTTCGTCTATCTGATAGGAAAAGTAGGCTCCGGAAAAACAAGTCTGCTCAAGACCTTGTATGGCGAACTGGACGTAATTGACGGTGATGCGGAAGTGCTGGGCTATAATATGCGCTCTATCAAACGTAAGCATATCCCGCAGCTACGCCGGAAGTTAGGCATTGTGTTTCAGGATTTTCAACTGTTGACAGACCGTACCGTGTACAATAATCTGGAGTTTGTACTTCGTGCCACCGGCTGGAAGAATAAACAAGAGATAAAAGAACGTATTGAGGAAGTGCTTGATTTAGTGGGGATGTCCAATAAAGGCTATAAAATCCCTAACGAGCTTTCTGGCGGCGAACAGCAGCGTATCGTAATCGCACGTGCCGTACTCAATTCTCCGGCTATCATTCTGGCGGATGAACCGACCGGAAACCTGGATGTAGAGACAGGTAAGTCCATTGTAGAATTGTTGCACAACATTTGTGAAACCGGTTCGTCCGTAGTGATGACGACACACAATCTGCAATTACTGAAAGAATATCCCGGCAGGGTATACCGTTGTGCCGAACATCATATCACCGATGTGACCGACGAATATATGCCCCGACAGAGAACAATAGAAATAGATTTAAATATAGATAACTAA
- a CDS encoding DUF2721 domain-containing protein, with amino-acid sequence MEELTLTTPALLFSAVSLILLAYTNRFLSYAQLVRQLRDRYMENPSDITVAQIENLRKRLNLTRTMQGLGIASLFFCVVSMFLIYIGLQLLSAYVFGLALILLIASLGVSFREIQISTRSLEIYLGAMEKGHKK; translated from the coding sequence ATGGAAGAACTTACTCTCACCACCCCTGCTCTGCTTTTCTCCGCAGTTTCACTGATATTATTGGCTTACACCAATCGTTTCTTATCGTATGCACAACTTGTACGCCAGCTGCGAGACCGCTATATGGAAAACCCTTCGGACATCACCGTGGCACAGATTGAAAACTTGCGGAAACGACTGAACCTGACACGTACCATGCAAGGGCTGGGCATTGCAAGCCTGTTTTTCTGCGTAGTGAGTATGTTTCTGATTTATATCGGACTGCAATTATTATCCGCTTATGTCTTCGGACTGGCTTTGATTCTACTGATCGCATCTCTGGGCGTATCTTTCCGCGAGATTCAGATTTCTACCCGTTCGCTGGAGATCTATCTCGGGGCAATGGAAAAAGGACACAAAAAATAG
- the purU gene encoding formyltetrahydrofolate deformylase, producing MMTTAKLLLHCPDKPGILAEVTDFITVNKGNIIYLDQYVDHVENIFFMRIEWELRDFLVPQEKIEDYFRTLYGQKYEMDFRLYFSDVKPRMAIFVSKLSHCLFDMLARYTAGEWNVEIPLIISNHPDLQHVAERFGIPFYLFPITKETKEEQERKEMELLAKHKITFIVLARYMQVISEQMINAYPNKIINIHHSFLPAFVGAKPYHAAFQRGVKIIGATSHYVTTELDAGPIIEQDVVRITHKDSIEDLVNKGKDLEKIVLSRAVQKHIERKVLAYKNKTVIFS from the coding sequence ATGATGACAACAGCCAAACTGTTATTGCACTGTCCCGACAAACCGGGAATCCTTGCGGAAGTGACAGACTTTATTACGGTAAACAAAGGAAATATTATCTATTTGGATCAATATGTAGACCATGTAGAAAACATCTTCTTCATGCGTATTGAATGGGAATTGAGAGACTTTCTGGTTCCCCAGGAAAAGATTGAAGATTATTTCAGAACACTTTACGGCCAAAAGTACGAAATGGATTTCCGCCTTTATTTTTCGGATGTAAAACCGCGTATGGCAATTTTCGTTTCTAAGCTGTCGCATTGTCTTTTTGATATGCTGGCTCGCTATACAGCCGGAGAGTGGAATGTGGAGATACCTCTTATAATAAGCAACCACCCCGATTTGCAACATGTAGCCGAACGTTTCGGTATCCCTTTCTATCTGTTCCCTATTACTAAAGAGACAAAAGAAGAACAGGAGCGTAAGGAAATGGAACTGCTTGCCAAACATAAAATTACATTTATCGTACTGGCACGCTATATGCAAGTGATTTCCGAACAGATGATTAATGCTTATCCGAATAAAATAATCAATATTCATCATTCTTTCCTTCCTGCGTTCGTCGGTGCGAAACCATATCACGCCGCCTTCCAGAGAGGTGTGAAGATTATTGGTGCAACAAGCCATTACGTAACGACAGAGTTGGATGCAGGTCCGATTATCGAACAGGATGTAGTGCGTATCACTCATAAAGATTCTATTGAAGATCTTGTAAACAAAGGAAAGGACTTGGAGAAAATCGTTCTCTCGCGTGCGGTACAGAAGCACATTGAACGTAAAGTTTTGGCCTATAAAAATAAAACAGTAATATTTAGCTGA
- a CDS encoding ferritin, which translates to MISEKLQKAINEQITAEMWSSNLYLAMSFFFEKEGFSGFAHWMKKQSQEEMGHAYAMADYIIKRGGTAMVDKIDVVPNGWGTPLEVFEHVYKHECHVSALVDKLVDVAAAEKDKATQDFLWGFVREQVEEEATAQGIVDKIKKAGDTGIFFVDSQLGQR; encoded by the coding sequence ATGATTTCAGAAAAATTACAAAAGGCAATCAATGAACAGATCACAGCAGAAATGTGGTCGTCTAACCTGTATTTGGCAATGTCTTTCTTCTTTGAGAAAGAAGGTTTCAGCGGTTTTGCACATTGGATGAAGAAACAGTCTCAGGAAGAAATGGGACATGCTTATGCAATGGCTGATTATATTATCAAGCGTGGTGGAACTGCAATGGTCGACAAGATTGATGTCGTTCCTAACGGCTGGGGTACTCCGTTGGAAGTGTTTGAACACGTTTACAAACACGAATGCCATGTATCTGCATTGGTAGACAAACTGGTTGACGTGGCTGCCGCTGAGAAGGACAAAGCAACTCAGGACTTCTTGTGGGGATTCGTTCGCGAACAGGTAGAAGAAGAAGCTACTGCACAGGGAATCGTTGATAAGATCAAGAAAGCCGGTGACACCGGTATCTTCTTTGTTGACTCACAGTTGGGACAACGTTGA
- the lysA gene encoding diaminopimelate decarboxylase, giving the protein MKGIFPIDKFRTLQTPFYYYDTKVLRDTLSAINQEVAKYPNYSVHYAVKANANPKVLTIIRESGMGADCVSGGEIRAAIRAGFPASKIVFAGVGKADWEINLGLEYGIFCFNVESIPELEVINELAAAQNKIANVAFRINPDVGAHTHANITTGLAENKFGISMQDMDKVIDVAVEMKHVKFIGLHFHIGSQILDMGDFIALCNRVNELQDKLEARRILVEHINVGGGLGIDYGHPNRQPIPNFKDYFSTYAGQLKLRPYQTLHFELGRAVVGQCGSLISKVLYVKQGAKKKFAILDAGMTDLIRPALYQAYHKMENITSEEPVESYDVVGPICESSDVFGKVIDLNKVKRGDLIALRSAGAYGEIMASGYNCRELPKGYTSDELV; this is encoded by the coding sequence ATGAAAGGAATATTTCCAATCGATAAGTTCCGTACTTTGCAGACACCTTTCTATTATTACGATACGAAAGTGCTGCGTGATACATTGTCGGCTATCAACCAGGAGGTTGCCAAATATCCTAACTATTCCGTACACTATGCAGTAAAAGCAAACGCCAATCCGAAAGTGCTTACCATTATCCGTGAAAGCGGTATGGGAGCAGATTGTGTGAGTGGTGGAGAAATCCGTGCTGCTATCCGTGCCGGATTTCCTGCAAGCAAAATTGTCTTTGCGGGAGTAGGCAAAGCCGATTGGGAGATTAACCTCGGACTGGAATACGGAATCTTCTGTTTCAATGTAGAATCTATTCCTGAACTGGAAGTGATAAACGAACTTGCTGCTGCTCAAAATAAGATAGCCAATGTGGCTTTCCGTATCAATCCCGATGTCGGTGCGCATACTCATGCCAATATTACGACCGGCCTGGCCGAGAACAAATTTGGAATCAGTATGCAGGATATGGATAAAGTGATAGATGTGGCAGTAGAAATGAAGCATGTCAAATTCATCGGACTTCACTTTCACATCGGTTCTCAGATTCTGGATATGGGTGACTTTATTGCCCTTTGCAACCGTGTCAACGAATTGCAGGATAAGCTGGAAGCCCGTCGCATTCTGGTGGAACACATCAATGTAGGCGGTGGCTTGGGCATTGATTACGGACATCCCAACCGTCAGCCAATTCCCAACTTTAAGGATTATTTCTCAACCTATGCCGGACAACTGAAACTGCGTCCTTATCAGACTCTGCATTTTGAGTTGGGGCGTGCAGTCGTTGGCCAATGCGGTTCATTGATCTCCAAAGTGTTATATGTGAAACAGGGAGCGAAAAAGAAATTCGCTATCCTTGATGCAGGCATGACGGACTTGATCCGTCCCGCCTTATATCAGGCATACCACAAAATGGAAAACATCACTTCTGAAGAACCGGTAGAATCTTATGATGTAGTAGGGCCTATCTGCGAATCGTCGGATGTTTTCGGAAAAGTGATCGATCTGAACAAGGTGAAGCGAGGCGACTTGATAGCTCTTCGCTCAGCAGGTGCCTACGGCGAGATTATGGCTTCCGGCTACAACTGTCGTGAGTTGCCGAAAGGATATACTTCTGACGAGTTGGTGTAA
- a CDS encoding type 1 glutamine amidotransferase family protein: MKEVIFVILEGFADWEGAYIATCLNQGVKPGNPISYKVKTLSITKEPVSSIGGFKVLPDYGLNDMPENYAGLVLIGGMNWFSPLGELIVPLVEKAVKENKLVAGICNASVFLGMHGFLNEVKHTSNTLDYLKQYAGDKYTGDSNYINKQAVRDGNIVTANGTGQLEFCKEILYALEADTTDAIEESYLFYKNGFCPET; encoded by the coding sequence ATGAAAGAAGTAATATTTGTAATTCTAGAAGGTTTCGCCGACTGGGAAGGTGCATATATAGCTACCTGTTTGAATCAGGGAGTCAAGCCCGGAAATCCTATTAGTTATAAAGTGAAAACTTTATCAATAACCAAAGAACCTGTAAGTTCAATAGGTGGATTCAAGGTGCTGCCCGATTACGGGCTCAACGATATGCCGGAAAATTATGCCGGTTTGGTATTAATTGGAGGAATGAATTGGTTCTCACCTCTAGGTGAACTAATAGTTCCACTTGTAGAAAAAGCAGTAAAAGAGAATAAGTTAGTTGCCGGAATATGCAATGCTTCTGTATTTCTTGGTATGCATGGTTTTCTTAATGAGGTTAAGCATACCAGCAATACACTCGATTATTTAAAACAGTATGCCGGAGACAAATATACAGGCGATTCCAACTATATCAACAAACAGGCTGTAAGGGACGGAAATATTGTAACTGCCAACGGAACCGGGCAACTGGAATTTTGCAAGGAAATATTATATGCATTAGAAGCGGATACAACCGATGCGATAGAAGAAAGTTATCTGTTTTACAAAAATGGATTCTGCCCGGAGACATAA
- a CDS encoding pyridoxamine 5'-phosphate oxidase family protein, with product MMRDVEKTVGTMIDKQKTAFIGSIDSEGFPNIKAMLQPRKREGIKTIYLTTNTSSMRVAQYRKNSHACIYFCDNRFFRGVMLRGTMEVLVDSVSKEMIWQEGDIMYYPEGVTDSDYCVLKFTATSGRFYSNFKSESFIVE from the coding sequence ATGATGAGAGATGTAGAAAAAACGGTGGGAACCATGATTGACAAGCAGAAAACAGCCTTTATCGGTTCCATAGACAGCGAAGGATTTCCCAATATCAAAGCCATGTTGCAACCCCGGAAAAGGGAAGGGATAAAAACGATTTATCTGACAACGAATACTTCGTCAATGCGTGTTGCACAATACCGGAAGAACAGTCATGCCTGTATTTACTTTTGTGATAACCGCTTCTTTCGGGGAGTAATGTTGCGCGGTACCATGGAAGTGTTGGTTGATAGTGTCAGTAAAGAGATGATATGGCAGGAAGGCGATATAATGTATTATCCCGAAGGTGTTACCGACTCCGACTATTGTGTATTGAAATTTACGGCAACTTCCGGTAGGTTTTATAGTAATTTCAAATCGGAGAGCTTTATCGTAGAATAG
- the hisIE gene encoding bifunctional phosphoribosyl-AMP cyclohydrolase/phosphoribosyl-ATP diphosphatase HisIE yields the protein MELDFYKMNGLVPAIIQDNETCKVLMLGFMNKEAYDKTVETGKVTFFSRTKNRLWTKGEESGNFLHVVSIKADCDNDTLLIQVNPVGPVCHTGTDTCWGEKNEEPVMFLKALQDFIDKRHEEMPEGSYTTSLFESGINKIAQKVGEEAVETVIEATNGTNERLIYEGADLIYHMIVLLTSKGYRIEDLARELQERHSSTWKKH from the coding sequence ATGGAATTGGATTTCTATAAGATGAACGGACTCGTTCCGGCTATCATACAGGACAACGAAACATGTAAAGTCCTGATGCTGGGCTTCATGAATAAAGAGGCTTATGATAAAACGGTAGAAACCGGAAAAGTAACTTTTTTCAGCCGAACAAAGAACCGTCTTTGGACGAAAGGCGAAGAGAGTGGCAATTTCCTTCACGTCGTTTCTATCAAGGCCGATTGTGACAATGATACGTTATTGATACAGGTGAATCCGGTAGGTCCGGTTTGCCACACAGGTACGGATACTTGTTGGGGTGAAAAGAATGAAGAACCGGTCATGTTTCTGAAAGCATTGCAGGATTTTATTGACAAACGTCATGAAGAAATGCCGGAAGGTTCTTATACGACCAGTCTGTTCGAATCCGGAATCAATAAGATAGCACAGAAAGTGGGCGAAGAAGCAGTAGAAACTGTCATTGAAGCAACAAACGGCACCAATGAGCGTTTGATTTACGAAGGAGCCGATTTGATTTATCACATGATTGTATTATTAACTTCAAAAGGTTACCGCATCGAAGACCTTGCACGCGAATTGCAGGAAAGACATAGCAGTACATGGAAGAAGCATTAA
- a CDS encoding aspartate kinase encodes MKVLKFGGTSVGSAQRMKEVAKLITDGEQKIVVLSAMSGTTNTLVEISDYLYKKNPEGANEIINKLEAKYKQHVDELYATQEYKQKGLEVIKSHFDYIRSYTKDLFTLFEEKVVLAQGELISTAMVNFYLQECGVKSVLLPALEFMRTDKNAEPDPVYIKEKLQAQLELYPDMDIYITQGFICRNAYGEIDNLQRGGSDYTASLIGAAVNASEIQIWTDIDGMHNNDPRIVDKTAPVRQLHFEEAAELAYFGAKILHPTCIQPAKYANIPVRLLNTMDPHAPGTLISNDTEKGKIKAVAAKDNITAIKIKSSRMLLAHGFLRKVFEIFESYQTSIDMICTSEVGVSVTIDNTKHLNEILDDLKKYGTVTVDKEMCIICVVGDLEWENVGFEAKALDAMRDIPVRMISFGGSNYNISFLIRECDKKTALQSLSDMLFNNK; translated from the coding sequence ATGAAAGTTTTAAAGTTTGGAGGAACTTCCGTAGGTTCTGCTCAGCGCATGAAGGAAGTAGCCAAATTGATTACCGATGGTGAACAGAAGATTGTTGTCCTTTCAGCTATGTCAGGTACGACAAACACATTGGTGGAAATTTCGGACTATCTGTATAAGAAGAATCCGGAGGGTGCCAACGAGATTATCAATAAGCTGGAGGCTAAATATAAACAGCACGTTGATGAACTGTACGCAACTCAGGAGTATAAACAGAAAGGTCTGGAAGTCATCAAGTCTCACTTCGACTACATCCGCTCCTACACTAAAGACCTTTTCACTTTGTTCGAAGAGAAAGTGGTTTTGGCACAGGGAGAGCTTATCTCTACGGCTATGGTGAACTTCTATCTGCAGGAATGTGGTGTGAAGTCAGTATTGCTTCCGGCTTTGGAATTCATGCGTACTGACAAGAACGCAGAACCGGACCCTGTATATATTAAGGAGAAACTGCAGGCACAGCTCGAACTTTATCCGGATATGGATATTTATATCACACAAGGTTTCATCTGCCGCAATGCTTATGGCGAGATCGATAACCTGCAACGTGGTGGCAGCGATTACACAGCTTCCCTGATTGGTGCAGCCGTGAATGCTTCCGAAATCCAGATATGGACAGATATTGACGGAATGCACAACAACGACCCGCGCATTGTCGACAAGACTGCCCCGGTTCGCCAGTTGCATTTTGAAGAAGCAGCCGAGTTGGCTTACTTCGGTGCAAAAATTCTGCACCCGACCTGCATTCAGCCTGCTAAATATGCCAATATCCCTGTACGTCTGTTGAATACAATGGATCCGCATGCTCCGGGGACATTAATTTCTAATGACACAGAGAAAGGGAAAATCAAAGCTGTAGCTGCAAAAGATAACATTACGGCCATTAAAATCAAGTCAAGCCGTATGTTGCTTGCTCATGGTTTCCTGCGCAAAGTATTCGAAATCTTTGAAAGTTACCAGACTTCGATCGATATGATTTGTACTTCGGAAGTCGGTGTGTCTGTCACGATAGATAACACGAAACACCTGAACGAGATTCTGGATGACTTGAAGAAATACGGTACAGTGACCGTCGACAAAGAAATGTGTATCATCTGCGTCGTGGGCGACCTGGAGTGGGAGAACGTCGGTTTTGAAGCAAAAGCGCTTGACGCCATGCGTGACATACCGGTACGAATGATTTCATTCGGAGGAAGTAACTACAACATTTCTTTCCTCATTCGGGAATGTGACAAGAAGACAGCATTACAGTCGCTGAGCGATATGCTTTTCAACAACAAATAA